Proteins from one Ipomoea triloba cultivar NCNSP0323 chromosome 1, ASM357664v1 genomic window:
- the LOC116018996 gene encoding 7-deoxyloganetin glucosyltransferase-like, with protein MGSISGEGLKPHAVCIPFPAQGHINPMLKLAKILNHKGFHITFVNSEFNHRRLLRSRGPESVKGLPSFRFETIPDGLPPSDVDATQDIASLCEAVTQNCLGPFKDLIARLNESGPPVSCIVSDGGMFFTLDAAEEFGIPEILFWSCGAGGFLGFVLYRLVIDKGYSPLKDSSYLENGYLETVLDWAKGMPGVRLRDLPSFIRTTNPDDPIVKYIVLITERAKSASAIMVNTFDALEQEALNGLQSMLPPVYAAGPFQFFEQQVEDSGVRALGLSLWKEDTSCVEWLNTNDPNSVVYVNFGSITVMTADQLVEFAWGLANSKKPFLWIIRPDLVSGEEAVLPREFVEETRERGMLASWCPQEQVISHPAVGGFLTHSGWNSTLESICSGVPMICWPFFADQQTNCWYCCTQWGIGMEIDTDVKRHEVERLVRELMGGEKGHEMRRKAMELKKLAEDAATAPTGSSYVNMVEVINKFLSPN; from the exons ATGGGATCCATAAGCGGCGAAGGATTGAAGCCACATGCTGTTTGCATCCCTTTCCCAGCTCAAGGTCACATAAACCCAATGCTAAAGCTAGCCAAAATCCTCAATCACAAAGGCTTTCACATTACCTTTGTTAACTCTGAGTTCAACCATAGACGCCTTCTCAGATCCCGAGGCCCGGAATCCGTGAAGGGACTTCCTTCTTTCCGGTTTGAGACCATACCGGACGGCCTTCCTCCGTCGGACGTGGATGCAACCCAAGATATTGCGTCTCTTTGTGAGGCCGTTACGCAGAACTGTCTCGGCCCTTTCAAGGATCTCATAGCCAGGCTCAATGAATCCGGGCCGCCGGTTTCGTGCATCGTATCTGACGGCGGCATGTTCTTCACGCTCGATGCAGCTGAGGAATTTGGCATCCCGGAAATCTTGTTTTGGAGTTGTGGCGCCGGTGGTTTCTTGGGTTTTGTGCTTTACCGCCTAGTCATTGACAAAGGATACTCACCACTTAAAG attcAAGTTACTTAGAAAATGGGTATTTGGAGACGGTTTTGGATTGGGCAAAGGGCATGCCCGGTGTAAGGTTGAGAGATCTTCCAAGTTTTATAAGAACTACGAACCCAGATGATCCTATAGTTAAATACATCGTCCTAATAACAGAGAGAGCCAAGAGTGCTTCCGCAATTATGGTGAACACGTTTGATGCATTAGAACAAGAAGCTCTAAACGGCCTTCAATCCATGCTCCCGCCCGTCTACGCCGCCGGGCCCTTCCAATTCTTCGAGCAACAGGTGGAGGACAGCGGCGTGAGGGCCCTGGGGCTAAGTCTCTGGAAAGAAGACACCAGTTGCGTCGAGTGGCTTAACACCAACGACCCAAACTCGGTCGTCTACGTCAACTTCGGGAGCATCACTGTGATGACAGCCGATCAGCTCGTGGAATTCGCGTGGGGATTAGCCAACAGCAAGAAGCCATTCTTGTGGATCATCCGACCCGATCTTGTTTCCGGGGAAGAAGCTGTTCTTCCCCGCGAATTCGTGGAAGAAACCAGGGAGCGGGGGATGCTAGCCAGCTGGTGCCCGCAAGAGCAAGTCATAAGCCACCCCGCGGTCGGGGGCTTCTTGACCCACTCTGGATGGAACTCGACTCTCGAGAGCATATGCAGCGGGGTGCCTATGATTTGCTGGCCGTTTTTCGCCGACCAGCAAACTAATTGCTGGTATTGTTGCACCCAATGGGGAATTGGCATGGAGATTGACACTGATGTGAAGAGACACGAGGTTGAAAGGCTTGTGAGAGAGTTGATGGGTGGGGAAAAGGGGCATGAAATGAGGAGAAAAGCTATGGAGTTGAAGAAATTGGCAGAAGATGCTGCCACTGCTCCAACTGGTTCATCTTACGTCAACATGGTGGAAGTCATCAATAAATTTCTAtctccaaattaa
- the LOC116013089 gene encoding 7-deoxyloganetin glucosyltransferase-like has product MAEVYQNLYWLFLRLLPESFLFSSGLNYMAANAEFAQFIFFAEPNYLTNGYLDTIIDWIPGLKGIPAKYLPSFIWNSGQDDDPNYVISQFAIREVEAIPKASAIILNTFDELEPEAINALRSKFPGIYTIGPLHLLRNQFPLGDDLKSIGCNLWKEDPYCLEWLDTKEAGSVVYVNYGSVTVMTPEQLLEFAWGLANSKFTFLWIIRPDLVKGESAILPPEFLTETRERGLLASWCPQEQVLNHPSVGCFLTHCGWNSTLESISAGVPMLCWPFFSEQPTNCWYCCTELGVGMEIDSNGDRNVIGDLVREMMGGEKGKEMKEKVMKLKKLAEAVVASPAGPSYLNFEEIVNNVLIPPTSK; this is encoded by the exons ATGGCAGAGGTGTATCAGAACTTGTATTGGCTTTTCCTTCGTCTTCTTCCCGAGTCTTTTCTGTTTTCTTCTGGATTGAATTACATGGCAGCAAATGC ggaATTTGCACAATTTATCTTCTTTGCAGAGCCAAATTACCTAACAAATGGGTACTTGGATACGATTATAGATTGGATTCCGGGTTTGAAAGGTATCCCGGCAAAATATTTACCAAGTTTCATATGGAACTCGGGCCAGGATGATGACCCAAATTATGTCATATCCCAATTTGCAATTCGAGAAGTTGAGGCAATTCCCAAGGCATCGGCTATTATTTTGAACACATTTGACGAGCTAGAGCCTGAAGCTATAAATGCACTTCGGTCAAAGTTTCCAGGAATTTACACAATTGGCCCTCTTCATCTTCTCCGCAATCAATTTCCTCTGGGGGATGATTTGAAATCCATTGGATGCAATCTGTGGAAAGAAGATCCGTATTGCCTGGAATGGTTGGACACGAAAGAAGCCGGTTCAGTTGTGTATGTGAACTATGGAAGCGTAACAGTTATGACCCCTGAGCAGCTACTCGAATTTGCTTGGGGGCTTGCAAATAGCAAATTTACGTTTCTGTGGATAATCAGACCTGATTTAGTGAAGGGAGAATCGGCCATTTTGCCGCCGGAGTTTCTAACTGAGACCAGAGAAAGGGGCTTATTGGCGAGTTGGTGCCCACAAGAACAAGTGTTGAACCACCCATCAGTTGGGTGTTTTTTAACGCACTGTGGGTGGAACTCGACCCTGGAGAGTATTTCTGCGGGTGTGCCTATGTTATGCTGGCCTTTCTTCTCAGAGCAGCCGACTAATTGCTGGTATTGTTGCACGGAGTTGGGGGTTGGAATGGAAATTGATTCCAATGGGGATAGGAATGTGATTGGGGATCTGGTGAGAGAGATGATGGGCGGAGAAAAGGGGAAGGAGATGAAAGAGAAGGTGATGAAGCTGAAGAAATTAGCTGAAGCAGTGGTGGCATCTCCTGCCGGGCCATCTTACCTTAATTTTGAGGAAATCGTGAACAACGTGCTCATACCTCCAACATCAAAATAA
- the LOC116018981 gene encoding 7-deoxyloganetin glucosyltransferase-like isoform X1 — protein sequence MARPHAICIPFPAQGHINPMLQLAKLLHHKGFHITFVNTQFNHNRLLRSRGSKAMEGLPSFRFEAIPDGLPVSNPDTTQEMASLAVSSTNYCLDPFRELVKRLNDPSSESPPVTCIVSDGSMSFTHKVAHQLRIPILLFWTCSASGLDAYAHYRQLAEKNLTPIDGSDCLDTEIDWIPGLKGIKFKDLPSFIRNTGHHDDPNYIMFNFIIQEVERLPQASAMILNTFDMLETDATEALRSKFPAVYTVGPLHLLCDQFPMEGELKSIGCNLWKEDNAQYMKWLDTKEVGSVVYVNFGSITVMTAKQVIEFAWGLANSKFTFLWIIRPDLVNGESAILPEEFVTETKERSFLAGWCPQEQVLNHPSIGCFLTHCGWNSTLESISVGVPMLCWPFFAEQRTNCWNSCTRLGVGMEIDSNGDRNVIGDMVREMMVGEKGKEIKEKALELKKLAQVAVAASPAGQSYLNFEEVVSNVLMSPPSK from the exons ATGGCACGCCCTCATGCGATATGCATTCCTTTTCCGGCCCAGGGCCATATCAACCCAATGCTGCAACTAGCCAAACTGCTTCACCACAAAGGCTTTCATATAACCTTCGTCAACACCCAGTTTAATCACAACCGCCTTCTCAGGTCCAGAGGCTCCAAAGCCATGGAAGGTCTTCCGTCCTTCAGATTCGAGGCCATCCCCGACGGCTTACCCGTCTCCAACCCCGACACCACCCAAGAGATGGCCTCCCTTGCTGTGTCCTCTACTAACTACTGTTTGGACCCTTTTAGAGAGCTGGTTAAAAGGCTGAATGACCCCTCATCGGAATCGCCTCCGGTTACCTGCATTGTTTCCGATGGTTCTATGAGCTTCACCCACAAGGTGGCCCACCAACTGCGTATTCCCATTCTGCTCTTCTGGACTTGCAGCGCTTCTGGCTTGGATGCATACGCCCACTACCGTCAACTTGCTGAAAAGAATTTGACCCCAATCGACG GTTCAGATTGCTTGGATACAGAAATAGATTGGATTCCGGGTTTGAAAGGTATCAAATTCAAAGATTTACCAAGTTTCATTAGGAACACTGGCCACCACGATGACCCAAATTATATCATGTTCAACTTTATAATTCAAGAAGTTGAGAGGCTTCCCCAGGCATCTGCTATGATTCTGAACACGTTTGACATGCTAGAGACTGACGCCACAGAAGCACTCCGGTCTAAGTTTCCGGCGGTTTACACAGTTGGCCCTCTTCACCTTCTCTGCGATCAGTTTCCGATGGAGGGCGAATTGAAATCCATTGGATGCAATCTGTGGAAGGAAGATAATGCTCAGTACATGAAATGGCTGGACACCAAAGAGGTGGGCTCAGTTGTGTATGTGAACTTCGGAAGCATAACAGTTATGACCGCCAAGCAAGTAATTGAATTTGCTTGGGGGCTCGCGAATAGCAAGTTCACATTCTTGTGGATAATCAGGCCCGATTTAGTCAACGGTGAATCCGCCATTTTGCCGGAAGAATTTGTAACGGAGACCAAAGAAAGGAGCTTTTTGGCAGGTTGGTGCCCGCAAGAACAAGTGCTGAACCACCCTTCAATCGGGTGTTTCTTGACACATTGCGGTTGGAACTCGACTCTGGAGAGTATTTCTGTGGGCGTGCCGATGTTATGTTGGCCGTTCTTTGCAGAGCAGCGGACTAATTGCTGGAATTCTTGCACGCGTTTGGGGGTTGGAATGGAAATTGATTCCAATGGGGATAGGAATGTGATTGGGGATATGGTGCGAGAGATGATGGTCGGAGAAAAGGGGAAGGAGATAAAGGAGAAGGCCCTGGAGTTGAAGAAATTAGCTCAGGTGGCGGTTGCGGCATCACCTGCCGGACAGTCTTACCTCAATTTTGAGGAAGTGGTCAGCAATGTGCTCATGTCCCCACCatcaaaataa
- the LOC116000077 gene encoding 7-deoxyloganetin glucosyltransferase-like yields the protein MARPHAVCIPFPAQGHINPMLQLAKLLHHKGFHITFVNNEFNHDRLLRSRGSKAMEGLPSFKFEAIPDGLSPSNPDATQDVAFLTVSSTNYCLDPFRELVKRLNDDPSSESPPVTCIVSDGSMSFTHKVADELCIPNVFFWTCSTCGLDGYVHYRQLAEKNLTPIKEPNYLTNGYLDTIIDWIPGLKGIPAKYLPSFIWNSGQDDDPNYVISQFAIREVEAIPKASAIILNTFDELEPEAINALRSKFPGIYTIGPLHLLRNQFPLGDDLKSIGCNLWKEDPYCLEWLDTKEAGSVVYVNYGSVTVMTPEQLLEFAWGLANSKFTFLWIIRPDLVKGESAILPPEFLTETRERGLLASWCPQEQVLNHPSVGCFLTHCGWNSTLESISAGVPMLCWPFFSEQPTNCWYCCTELGVGMEIDSNGDRNVIGDLVREMMGGEKGKEMKEKVMKLKKLAEAVVASPAGPSYLNFEEIVNNVLIPPTSK from the exons ATGGCACGCCCTCATGCAGTATGCATTCCTTTTCCGGCACAGGGCCATATCAACCCTATGCTGCAACTAGCCAAACTGCTTCACCACAAAGGCTTTCACATAACCTTCGTCAACAACGAGTTTAATCACGACCGTCTTCTCAGGTCCAGAGGCTCCAAAGCCATGGAAGGTCTTCCGTCCTTCAAATTCGAGGCCATCCCCGACGGCTTATCGCCGTCCAATCCCGACGCCACCCAAGACGTCGCCTTCCTTACTGTCTCCTCTACCAACTACTGTTTGGACCCCTTTAGGGAGCTGGTTAAAAGGTTGAATGACGATCCATCGTCCGAATCCCCTCCGGTGACTTGCATAGTTTCCGACGGCAGCATGAGCTTCACTCACAAGGTGGCGGACGAACTGTGCATTCCCAATGTGTTCTTTTGGACTTGCAGCACTTGTGGTTTAGATGGCTACGTCCACTACCGTCAACTTGCTGAAAAGAATTTGACCCCAATTAAGG AGCCAAATTACCTAACAAATGGGTACTTGGATACGATTATAGATTGGATTCCGGGTTTGAAAGGTATCCCGGCAAAATATTTACCAAGTTTCATATGGAACTCGGGCCAGGATGATGACCCAAATTATGTCATATCCCAATTTGCAATTCGAGAAGTTGAGGCAATTCCCAAGGCATCGGCTATTATTTTGAACACATTTGACGAGCTAGAGCCTGAAGCTATAAATGCACTTCGGTCAAAGTTTCCAGGAATTTACACAATTGGCCCTCTTCATCTTCTCCGCAATCAATTTCCTCTGGGGGATGATTTGAAATCCATTGGATGCAATCTGTGGAAAGAAGATCCGTATTGCCTGGAATGGTTGGACACGAAAGAAGCCGGTTCAGTTGTGTATGTGAACTATGGAAGCGTAACAGTTATGACCCCTGAGCAGCTACTCGAATTTGCTTGGGGGCTTGCAAATAGCAAATTTACGTTTCTGTGGATAATCAGACCTGATTTAGTGAAGGGAGAATCGGCCATTTTGCCGCCGGAGTTTCTAACTGAGACCAGAGAAAGGGGCTTATTGGCGAGTTGGTGCCCACAAGAACAAGTGTTGAACCACCCATCAGTTGGGTGTTTTTTAACGCACTGTGGGTGGAACTCGACCCTGGAGAGTATTTCTGCGGGTGTGCCTATGTTATGCTGGCCTTTCTTCTCAGAGCAGCCGACTAATTGCTGGTATTGTTGCACGGAGTTGGGGGTTGGAATGGAAATTGATTCCAATGGGGATAGGAATGTGATTGGGGATCTGGTGAGAGAGATGATGGGCGGAGAAAAGGGGAAGGAGATGAAAGAGAAGGTGATGAAGCTGAAGAAATTAGCTGAAGCAGTGGTGGCATCTCCTGCCGGGCCATCTTACCTTAATTTTGAGGAAATCGTGAACAACGTGCTCATACCTCCAACATCAAAATAA
- the LOC116018533 gene encoding 7-deoxyloganetin glucosyltransferase-like: MGSISEVVKPHAVLVPYPAQGHVKPMLKLAKILHQKGFHITFVNTEFNHRRLLRSSGHDSLRGLPSFRFEAIPDGLPPSDADATQDVPALCESTTTTCLGPFKDLLTKLNNTAVSNVPPVSCIVSDGVMSFTLAAAEEFGLPEILFWTTSACGFLGYMHYSQLIQKGYSPLKDASYLTNGYLETVVDWIKGMPGIRLRDLPSFINTPNPDDYMVKFVVQETERANKASAVILNTFDALEHQAISALQSMLPSVYTIGPLQFMEKQLVQDDDVKSFRSNLWKEDETCLDWLNTKDPNSVVYVNFGSITVMTPDQLVEFAWGLANSKKTFLWIIRPDAVSGEEAVVPPEFLEETKERGMLASWCPQEKVLGHPAVGGFLTHSGWNSTMESICAGVPMICWPFFAEQQTNCWYCGTHWGIGMEIDNNVKRDEVESLVRELMDGEKGKEMKRKAMEWKKLGQDSATAPSGSSYVNLEQIINKILLSPKC; encoded by the exons atgggtTCCATTAGTGAAGTTGTTAAGCCTCATGCAGTTTTAGTCCCATACCCAGCCCAAGGCCACGTAAAACCCATGCTTAAACTCGCCAAAATTCTCCACCAAAAAGGGTTTCACATCACCTTTGTTAACACAGAGTTCAACCACAGACGCCTTCTAAGATCCAGCGGCCATGATTCTCTCAGAGGTTTGCCGTCCTTCCGCTTCGAGGCCATTCCCGACGGTCTCCCTCCGTCCGACGCCGACGCTACCCAAGACGTCCCTGCGCTATGCGAGTCCACTACCACCACATGTCTGGGCCCCTTCAAGGACCTGCTAACCAAGCTCAACAACACCGCCGTGTCCAACGTTCCGCCGGTGTCGTGTATCGTTTCCGACGGCGTCATGAGCTTCACTCTTGCCGCGGCGGAAGAATTTGGGTTACCGGAAATCCTGTTCTGGACTACCAGCGCTTGTGGCTTCTTGGGTTATATGCATTACTCCCAGCTCATTCAGAAAGGTTACTCACCCCTTAAAG ATGCTAGTTACTTAACAAATGGGTATTTGGAGACGGTTGTGGATTGGATAAAGGGAATGCCTGGAATACGTTTAAGAGATCTCCCAAGTTTCATAAACACTCCAAACCCAGATGATTATATGGTGAAATTCGTGGTCCAAGAAACGGAGAGAGCTAACAAGGCTTCGGCCGTTATACTCAACACATTTGATGCTTTAGAGCATCAAGCCATCAGCGCCCTTCAATCCATGCTCCCTTCCGTCTACACCATCGGCCCCTTACAGTTCATGGAGAAACAGCTCGTACAAGACGACGACGTCAAATCATTCCGATCAAATCTCTGGAAAGAAGACGAAACCTGTCTCGATTGGCTCAACACCAAAGACCCAAACTCCGTGGTGTACGTAAACTTCGGAAGCATCACCGTGATGACCCCCGACCAGCTCGTGGAATTCGCGTGGGGATTAGCGAACAGCAAGAAGACGTTCTTGTGGATCATAAGGCCTGATGCTGTCTCCGGGGAAGAAGCCGTTGTTCCGccggagtttctagaagaaacTAAAGAGAGAGGCATGCTGGCGAGTTGGTGCCCGCAGGAGAAAGTCCTGGGCCATCCTGCCGTGGGAGGGTTTTTGACTCACAGTGGATGGAATTCGACTATGGAGAGTATTTGTGCGGGTGTGCCTATGATCTGTTGGCCGTTTTTCGCGGAGCAACAGACCAACTGCTGGTACTGTGGGACCCATTGGGGCATTGGAATGGAGATTGACAACAATGTGAAGAGAGACGAAGTGGAAAGCCTTGTGAGAGAGTTGATGGATGGTGAGAAGGGGAAAGAGATGAAGAGAAAGGCGATGGAGTGGAAGAAGTTAGGTCAAGATTCAGCTACCGCTCCATCAGGTTCATCTTACGTCAACTTAGAACAAATCATCAATAAAATACTTCTGTCTCCAAAATGTTAG
- the LOC116033137 gene encoding 7-deoxyloganetin glucosyltransferase-like, producing the protein MSRPHAVCIPFPAQGHIKPMLELAKLLHHKGFHITFVNNEFNHNRLLRSRGSKAMEGLPSFRFEAIPDGLPPSNPDATQDVASLTVSSTNYCLDPFRELVKRLNDNPSSESPPVTCIVSDGIMSFTHKVADELCIPVVFFWTCSACGLDGYVHYRQLAEKNMTPINGPNSLTNGYLDNVIDWIPGLKSIPAKYIPSFIWNSGQDDDPNYVIFQFAIREVEAIPKASAIILNTFDELEPDAINAIRSKFPGIYTIGPLHLLRNQFPLGDDLKSIGYNLWKEDPYCLEWLDTKEAGSVVYVNYGSVTVMTPEQLLEFAWGLANSKFTFLWIIRPDLVKGESAILPPEFLTETGERGLLASWCPQEQVLNHPSVGCFLTHCGWNSTLESISAGVPMLCWPFFAEQQTNCWYSCTELGVGMEIDSNGDRNVIGDLVREMMGGEKGKELKEKAMKLKKLAEAVVASPTGPSYLNFEEIVNNVLIPPTSK; encoded by the exons ATGTCACGCCCTCATGCAGTTTGCATTCCTTTTCCGGCACAAGGCCATATCAAGCCTATGCTGGAACTAGCCAAGTTGCTTCACCACAAAGGCTTTCACATAACCTTCGTCAACAACGAGTTTAATCACAACCGCCTTCTCAGGTCCAGAGGCTCCAAAGCCATGGAAGGTCTTCCGTCCTTCAGATTCGAGGCCATCCCCGACGGCTTACCGCCGTCCAATCCCGACGCTACCCAAGACGTCGCCTCCCTTACTGTCTCCTCCACCAACTACTGTTTGGACCCCTTTAGGGAGCTGGTTAAAAGGTTGAATGACAACCCCTCGTCCGAATCCCCTCCGGTGACTTGCATAGTTTCCGACGGCATCATGAGCTTCACTCACAAAGTGGCGGACGAACTGTGCATTCCCGTCGTGTTCTTTTGGACTTGCAGCGCTTGTGGTTTGGATGGCTACGTCCACTACCGTCAACTTGCTGAAAAGAATATGACCCCAATTAACG GGCCGAATTCCCTAACAAATGGGTACTTGGATAATGTAATTGATTGGATTCCGGGTTTGAAAAGTATCCCGGCAAAATATATACCAAGTTTCATATGGAACTCGGGCCAGGATGATGACCCAAATTATGTCATATTCCAATTTGCAATTCGAGAAGTTGAAGCAATTCCCAAGGCATCGGCTATAATTTTGAACACATTCGACGAGCTAGAGCCTGACGCTATAAACGCAATTCGGTCTAAGTTTCCAGGAATTTACACAATTGGCCCTCTTCATCTTCTCCGCAATCAATTTCCTCTGGGGGATGATTTGAAATCCATTGGATACAATCTATGGAAGGAAGATCCTTACTGTCTAGAATGGTTGGACACGAAAGAAGCCGGTTCAGTTGTGTATGTGAACTATGGAAGTGTCACAGTTATGACCCCTGAGCAGCTTCTTGAATTTGCTTGGGGGCTTGCAAATAGCAAATTCACGTTCCTGTGGATAATTAGACCTGATTTAGTGAAGGGAGAATCGGCAATCTTGCCGCCGGAGTTTCTAACCGAGACGGGAGAAAGGGGATTATTGGCGAGTTGGTGCCCACAGGAACAAGTGTTGAACCACCCATCTGTTGGATGTTTTTTGACGCATTGTGGGTGGAACTCGACTCTGGAAAGTATTTCTGCGGGTGTGCCTATGTTATGTTGGCCTTTCTTCGCAGAGCAGCAGACTAATTGCTGGTATTCTTGCACGGAGTTGGGGGTTGGAATGGAAATTGATTCCAATGGGGATAGGAATGTGATTGGGGATTTGGTGAGAGAGATGATGGGCGGAGAAAAGGGGAAGGAGCTGAAGGAGAAGGCGATGAAGCTGAAGAAATTAGCGGAAGCAGTGGTGGCATCTCCTACAGGGCCATCTTACCTTAATTTTGAGGAAATCGTCAACAATGTGCTCATACCTCCAACATCAAAATAA
- the LOC116019267 gene encoding protein EXORDIUM-like encodes MATSSLAHSVLTFFLVISFFNVCFASRKLNALYQEQPNQLLQYHKGPLLTGKISVNLIWYGKFKPSQRAIISDFITSLSGSRKSQPSVATWWKSTEKYYSLANSKKTLSLYLNNQVIDESYSLGKSLTQEQLVSLASKGEVKDAINVVLTAADVSVPGFCVNRCGTHGSKAARVKGKNNKFAYIWVGNSETQCPGYCAWPFHQPVYGPQSPPLVAPNNDVGLDGMVINLASLLAGTATNPFGNGYYQGEASAPLEAASACPGVYGKGAYPGYAGDLLTDPTTGASYNAHGTNGRKYLLPALYDPSTSSCSTLV; translated from the coding sequence ATGGCTACAAGCTCTTTAGCCCACTCTGTACTTACATTCTTTCTAGTGATTTCATTCTTTAATGTGTGCTTTGCTTCCAGAAAGCTGAATGCTTTATACCAAGAACAGCCTAACCAGCTTCTGCAATACCACAAAGGCCCACTGCTCACCGGCAAAATCTCTGTCAACTTGATCTGGTATGGCAAATTCAAGCCTTCCCAAAGAGCCATAATCTCCGACTTCATCACTTCTCTCTCCGGCTCTCGGAAAAGCCAGCCTTCCGTCGCCACCTGGTGGAAATCCACCGAGAAGTACTACTCCCTCGCTAATTCCAAGAAGACTCTTTCTCTCTACTTGAACAATCAAGTTATTGACGAAAGCTACTCGTTAGGGAAATCGTTGACTCAGGAACAACTCGTTAGCCTTGCCTCTAAGGGTGAAGTTAAGGACGCTATCAATGTAGTGTTGACAGCCGCCGATGTCTCCGTCCCCGGGTTCTGTGTGAACCGCTGCGGAACCCACGGTTCCAAAGCTGCCCGCGTCAAGGGAAAGAACAACAAGTTTGCCTACATTTGGGTCGGCAACTCGGAAACTCAGTGCCCAGGATACTGCGCCTGGCCCTTCCACCAGCCCGTTTACGGCCCGCAGAGCCCACCGCTGGTTGCGCCTAACAACGACGTCGGTTTGGACGGAATGGTGATTAACTTGGCCAGCCTGCTCGCCGGAACCGCTACAAACCCATTTGGAAACGGATACTACCAGGGAGAGGCCAGCGCGCCGCTTGAGGCCGCCTCCGCTTGTCCAGGAGTTTATGGCAAAGGAGCTTATCCGGGTTACGCCGGTGACTTGTTGACCGACCCGACAACTGGTGCAAGCTACAATGCGCATGGTACAAATGGGAGGAAATACTTGCTTCCTGCTTTATATGATCCTTCTACTTCATCGTGTTCCACTCTGGTTTGA
- the LOC116018981 gene encoding 7-deoxyloganetin glucosyltransferase-like isoform X2 — MARPHAICIPFPAQGHINPMLQLAKLLHHKGFHITFVNTQFNHNRLLRSRGSKAMEGLPSFRFEAIPDGLPVSNPDTTQEMASLAVSSTNYCLDPFRELVKRLNDPSSESPPVTCIVSDGSMSFTHKVAHQLRIPILLFWTCSASGLDAYAHYRQLAEKNLTPIDDCLDTEIDWIPGLKGIKFKDLPSFIRNTGHHDDPNYIMFNFIIQEVERLPQASAMILNTFDMLETDATEALRSKFPAVYTVGPLHLLCDQFPMEGELKSIGCNLWKEDNAQYMKWLDTKEVGSVVYVNFGSITVMTAKQVIEFAWGLANSKFTFLWIIRPDLVNGESAILPEEFVTETKERSFLAGWCPQEQVLNHPSIGCFLTHCGWNSTLESISVGVPMLCWPFFAEQRTNCWNSCTRLGVGMEIDSNGDRNVIGDMVREMMVGEKGKEIKEKALELKKLAQVAVAASPAGQSYLNFEEVVSNVLMSPPSK; from the exons ATGGCACGCCCTCATGCGATATGCATTCCTTTTCCGGCCCAGGGCCATATCAACCCAATGCTGCAACTAGCCAAACTGCTTCACCACAAAGGCTTTCATATAACCTTCGTCAACACCCAGTTTAATCACAACCGCCTTCTCAGGTCCAGAGGCTCCAAAGCCATGGAAGGTCTTCCGTCCTTCAGATTCGAGGCCATCCCCGACGGCTTACCCGTCTCCAACCCCGACACCACCCAAGAGATGGCCTCCCTTGCTGTGTCCTCTACTAACTACTGTTTGGACCCTTTTAGAGAGCTGGTTAAAAGGCTGAATGACCCCTCATCGGAATCGCCTCCGGTTACCTGCATTGTTTCCGATGGTTCTATGAGCTTCACCCACAAGGTGGCCCACCAACTGCGTATTCCCATTCTGCTCTTCTGGACTTGCAGCGCTTCTGGCTTGGATGCATACGCCCACTACCGTCAACTTGCTGAAAAGAATTTGACCCCAATCGACG ATTGCTTGGATACAGAAATAGATTGGATTCCGGGTTTGAAAGGTATCAAATTCAAAGATTTACCAAGTTTCATTAGGAACACTGGCCACCACGATGACCCAAATTATATCATGTTCAACTTTATAATTCAAGAAGTTGAGAGGCTTCCCCAGGCATCTGCTATGATTCTGAACACGTTTGACATGCTAGAGACTGACGCCACAGAAGCACTCCGGTCTAAGTTTCCGGCGGTTTACACAGTTGGCCCTCTTCACCTTCTCTGCGATCAGTTTCCGATGGAGGGCGAATTGAAATCCATTGGATGCAATCTGTGGAAGGAAGATAATGCTCAGTACATGAAATGGCTGGACACCAAAGAGGTGGGCTCAGTTGTGTATGTGAACTTCGGAAGCATAACAGTTATGACCGCCAAGCAAGTAATTGAATTTGCTTGGGGGCTCGCGAATAGCAAGTTCACATTCTTGTGGATAATCAGGCCCGATTTAGTCAACGGTGAATCCGCCATTTTGCCGGAAGAATTTGTAACGGAGACCAAAGAAAGGAGCTTTTTGGCAGGTTGGTGCCCGCAAGAACAAGTGCTGAACCACCCTTCAATCGGGTGTTTCTTGACACATTGCGGTTGGAACTCGACTCTGGAGAGTATTTCTGTGGGCGTGCCGATGTTATGTTGGCCGTTCTTTGCAGAGCAGCGGACTAATTGCTGGAATTCTTGCACGCGTTTGGGGGTTGGAATGGAAATTGATTCCAATGGGGATAGGAATGTGATTGGGGATATGGTGCGAGAGATGATGGTCGGAGAAAAGGGGAAGGAGATAAAGGAGAAGGCCCTGGAGTTGAAGAAATTAGCTCAGGTGGCGGTTGCGGCATCACCTGCCGGACAGTCTTACCTCAATTTTGAGGAAGTGGTCAGCAATGTGCTCATGTCCCCACCatcaaaataa